One segment of Anastrepha obliqua isolate idAnaObli1 chromosome 3, idAnaObli1_1.0, whole genome shotgun sequence DNA contains the following:
- the LOC129242640 gene encoding uncharacterized protein LOC129242640 isoform X1 — translation MDDLTSNFDKACEIALQLELTKQGQIEMRSNTVNSLKNESNGNREKHSSQKKSDWKHKNQKIPQKSKKPSDEISVQKFNKCKRCGRKHDEKKCPAVNWECFKCERKGHTSSVCTSESIKVINNIHGASEACYVTVNVNKIIIEMEVDSGACTSIISKDEFDEKFKNVELVKSNNNLITFSGQKILECGSFIAEVCHRNVVVSLKMSVVNIGKRFKPLMGRTWLDKLFSGWRKRFETNIISLIEHNDINIKYI, via the coding sequence ATGGATGACCTAACCTCAAATTTTGACAAAGCATGTGAAATTGCACTGCAGTTAGAGTTAACCAAACAAGGTCAAATCGAAATGCGTTCGAATACAGTAAATAGTCTAAAAAATGAAAGTAACGGAAACAGAGAGAAACATTCGTCACAAAAGAAGTCTGATTGGaagcataaaaatcaaaaaataccaCAGAAGTCAAAAAAGCCATCTGATGAAATTTCAGTACAAAAGTTCAACAAATGTAAACGATGTGGAAGAAAGCACGACGAGAAGAAGTGTCCCGCGGTCaactgggaatgttttaaatgCGAACGTAAAGGTCACACTTCATCAGTCTGTACATCTGAGTCGATCAAAGTCATCAACAACATCCACGGTGCCAGTGAAGCTTGCTACGTTACTGTCAATGTCAACAAAATCATTATCGAAATGGAAGTGGATAGTGGAGCTTGCACTTCAATTATTTCAAAGGATgagtttgatgaaaaatttaaaaatgtcgaattggtcaaatcaaataataatttaataactttttcagGTCAGAAAATATTAGAATGTGGATCATTCATTGCTGAAGTGTGCCATCGGAATGTTGTTGTCAGTCTAAAAATGTCAGTCGTCAATATTGGAAAAAGGTTCAAGCCACTAATGGGCAGAACATGGTTGGATAAATTATTTAGTGGTTGGCGTAAGAGGTTTGAAACCAATATAATTAGCTTGATCGAACATaatgatataaatataaaatatatataa
- the LOC129242640 gene encoding uncharacterized protein LOC129242640 isoform X2, translating to MSNSFIGFIEPFVPGGDFPGYKDRMDQFFICNKVSDELKAPLFITMCGAKVYELCKKLTTPLIARIT from the exons ATGTCAAATAGTTTTATTGGATTTATAGAACCATTTGTTCCCGGTGGCGATTTCCCTGGATACAAGGACAGAATggatcaattttttatatgtaacaaAGTTTCCGATGAACTTAAAGCACCTCTATTCATCACCATGTGCGGAGCCAAAGTTTATGAGCTGTGCAAAAAGCTAACAACACCTCTTATCGCAAGAAT CACCTAA